A section of the Citrus sinensis cultivar Valencia sweet orange chromosome 8, DVS_A1.0, whole genome shotgun sequence genome encodes:
- the LOC102625096 gene encoding F-box protein At3g07870 encodes MSDYLPDEVLANIFFKLPAKTVLDCRCVCKVWCSIISDSNFLSNYNKLSFNNNKNNKRLLLSHYDSKQRKEIFTLHSDDKSFGQKFEELELPFDHGLSNYMIIGFCCGLVCLLEISKAGRSPESILFWNPSVGYSFKPFPIEPPVGRILQPYARRGYGPSIKFNGEEAFLSCFGFGFDPKSNDYKVVRIVYRLENTCEGSKRVIEVVDVFTLGTGEWENITESAPSYVIKQDSAHVCVNGALHWIGYYEGSDERLVSQLIIAVFDLNDEVFKEFKLPDNVMREANELGVGERQKISVGLINESLALIHYHTNANTYVQFFYRCCIWVMNEHGVAESWTKLYDVHSHLGLGKILGLRRNGEVLVGTVEKGKLSAINPKGGRRSRNMNVRGEPWSFYMDAFMECLIIYKKVNGVPTMSTYSGATTSRPTLGVRTSSYEWAPGFGTSSYKQALGFGTSSYERALGAGTSGVKMTEKGKEIIEEEEEEQGLWLDLGLMFAYHRHFALGRME; translated from the exons ATGTCAGATTACTTACCGGACGAAGTTCTTGCAAACATCTTCTTCAAGCTACCGGCAAAAACCGTTTTAGATTGCAGGTGTGTATGCAAAGTCTGGTGCTCTATAATCAGCGACTCTAATTTCCTTTCCAATTACAATAAGCTGTCCttcaataacaacaaaaataacaagcGCTTACTTCTAAGTCACTATGATTCAAAACAACGCAAGGAAATTTTCACTTTACACAGTGATGATAAGTCATTTGGTCAGAAGTTTGAAGAATTGGAATTGCCATTTGATCATGGACTTTCCAATTACATGATTATTGGTTTCTGTTGTGGGTTAGTGTGTTTGCTTGAGATTTCCAAAGCTGGAAGATCTCCAGAGTCAATACTTTTTTGGAACCCTTCTGTTGGATACTCTTTTAAACCATTTCCAATTGAGCCCCCAGTGGGTAGAATTCTTCAGCCGTATGCCAGACGCGGCTATGGCCCTTCTATAAAGTTTAATGGTGAGGAAGCTTTCCTGTCTTGTTTCGGATTTGGGTTTGATCCCAAGAGTAATGACTATAAGGTTGTGAGAATTGTGTATCGGTTGGAGAATACTTGTGAAGGTTCAAAAAGGGTTATCGAAGTTGTTGATGTTTTCACTCTAGGTACAGGAGAGTGGGAGAACATTACTGAGTCTGCGCCGTCTTATGTTATCAAACAGGATTCAGCGCATGTCTGTGTGAATGGGGCATTGCATTGGATTGGATATTATGAAGGAAGTGATGAAAGATTAGTTTCACAATTGATTATCGCTGTGTTTGACTTGAATGATGAAGTATTTAAGGAATTTAAGCTGCCGGATAATGTAATGAGAGAAGCAAATGAATTAGGAGTCGGAGAAAGGCAGAAGATTTCTGTTGGACTGATCAATGAATCACTTGCTTTGATACATTATCATACAAATGCAAATACTTATgtgcaatttttttatagatgtTGCATTTGGGTGATGAATGAGCATGGTGTGGCAGAGTCTTGGACAAAGCTGTATGATGTTCATTCTCATTTAGGTTTGGGGAAGATATTAGGGCTTAGGAGAAATGGAGAAGTTCTAGTAGGGACAGTTGAGAAGGGCAAGTTGTCTGCAATTAATCCTAAGGGTGGTCGAAGAAGCAGGAATATGAATGTTCGTGGGGAACCATGGTCTTTTTACATGGATGCCTTCATGGAGTGtcttattatatataagaaaGTTAATGGGGTTCCGACAATGTCTACTTATTCTGGTGCAACTACTTCTAGACCGACACTTGGTGTTAGGACTAGTTCTTACGAATGGGCGCCTGGTTTTGGGACCAGTTCTTACAAACAGGCACTTGGTTTTGGGACCAGTTCTTACGAACGGGCTCTTGGCGCTGGAACTAGTGGAGTGAAGATGACTGAAAAGGGTAAAGAAAtcattgaagaagaagaggaagagcaG GGTTTATGGCTGGACCTGGGACTAATGTTCGCCTATCACAGGCATTTCGCGTTGGGGAGAATGGAATAG